DNA from Saliniramus fredricksonii:
GCTTGGCCTTGCGCCCGAGCCAGCCAGCCTCGACATATTTCACCAGCAGCGGGCAGGGGCGGTACTTCGTATCGGCCAGCCCGTCATGCAGCACCTGCATCACCGAAAGGCAGGTATCGAGTCCGATGAAATCGGCGAGCTGCAAGGGCCCCATCGGATGGTTGGCACCGAGCCGCATGGCGGTGTCGATCGATTCGACCGAACCGACACCCTCGTAGAGCGTATAGATTGCCTCGTTGATCATCGGCAACAGGATGCGGTTGACGATGAAGGCGGGAAAATCCTCCGCCACCGTCGCCGTCTTGCCCAGTCGCGCGATGAAGCCCTTGGCGGCCTCGAAGGTCGGATCCTCCGTGGCGATGCCGCGGATCAGCTCGACGAGCTGCATCAAGGGCACCGGATTCATGAAATGGATGCCGATGAAGCGCTCGGGCCGATCCGTGGCCGCGGCGAGGCGGGTGATCGAGATCGAGGAAGTGTTGCTCGCCAGAATCGTGTCGGGCCCCAGCGCTGGGCACAGCGACTGGAAGATCCTGCGCTTGATTTCCTCGTTTTCGGTGGCGGCTTCGATGATCAGATCGCAGGACGCCAGATCCTCATAGGACGGCGCAGGCTTGACCCGCTCCAGTCCGGCCTGACGCTCGCCCTCCTCGATGATCCTCTTGGAGACCTGGCGCTGCATGTTGCCGTTGATCGTGGCGAGGCCCGCAGAAATGCGCTCCTCGTCCAGATCGTTGAGCATCACATTCATGCCTGCGAGCGCGCAGACATGGGCGATGCCGCTGCCCATCTGACCCGCGCCGATAATGCCGACAGTCTTGATCTCCATGGTTGCGCGCCCCGTTTGTCGTCTGTGGCGAAGCCGGGCCGCATGGCACCGGCTTCGCGGGTTTCAGGAATGAACGCTCGCCTTCAGCGCCCGGCCTTGCCGAGTTCGTCCTGCAATTCCGGCAGCAGTTGGAACAGATCGCCCACCAGGCCGTAATCGGCAACCTGGAAGATCGGCGCTTCCTCGTCCTTGTTGATGGCGACGATGACGCGCGAATCCTTCATGCCGGCCAGATGCTGAATGGCGCCTGAAATGCCGACAGCGATGTACAGATCCGGCGCCACGACCTTGCCGGTCTGGCCGACCTGCCAGTCATTGGGTGCAAAGCCCGCATCGACGGCGGCGCGCGAGGCGCCCATGGCGGCACCAAGCTTGTCTGCGATCGGTTCGATGTACTTCTCGAAATTTTCGGCAGAGGCGAGCGAGCGACCGCCGGAGATGATGATCTTGGCCGAGGCGAGTTCGGGACGATCGGACTGAGCGATTTCCTGGCTCTTGAACTGCGAGAGGCCGGGATCATCCGAGGGTGTCGCATCCTCGACGGTGGCGGAGCCGCCCTCGCCGGTCGCCTGGAAGGAGGAGGTGCGCACCGTGATCACCTTCTTGGTGTCGGTCGATTGCACGGTCTGGATGGCGTTGCCGGCATAGATCGGACGCTCGAACGTATCGGCCGAGATCACCTTGGAGATGTCGGAGACCTGCATCACGTCGAGCAGCGCCGCAACGCGCGGCATCACGTTCTTGCCCGTCGTGGTGGCCGGGGCCATCAGCACGTCATAGCCCTCGGCGAGACCCGTGATCAGGGCCGCGAGCGGCTCGGCCAGACTGTGCTCATAGGCCGGCGCATCGGCGACGAGCACCTTCTCGACGCCTTCGATCTTCGCGGCTTCCTCGGCAGCGGCCTTGCATCCGGCGCCGGCGACGAGAATATGAACCGGGCCGCCGATCTGGGTGGCTGCGGTGACGGATTTGTGGGTCGCGTCCTTGAGGGCGGAATTGTCGTGTTCCGCGAGGAGAAGGATGGCCATGGTCAGATCACTCCCGCTTCGTTCTTCAGCTTCTCGACGAGTTCGGCGGTGGAGCCGACCTTCACACCGGCTTCGCGCTTGGGCGGCTCGGCGGTCGAGAGCACCTTGAGGCGCTGGGCCACATCGACGCCGAGATCCTCCGGCGCGGTCTCGTCGAGGGGCTTCTTCTTGGCCTTCATGATATTGGGCAGCGAGGCATAGCGCGGCTCGTTGAGGCGCAGATCCGTGGTGATGATGGCCGGCATGTCGAGCGTCACGGTCTGGAGGCCGCCATCGATTTCGCGCGTCACATCGACCTTGCCGTCGGCGATCTCGATCTTCGAGGCAAAGGTGCCCTGGGCCCAGCCGAGCAGGGCGGCGAGCATCTGGCCGGTCTGGTTCGAATCGTCGTCGATCGCCTGCTTGCCCATGATCACGAGGCCCGGCTCTTCCCTGCCGATCAATTCCTTCAGGATCTTGGCGACGGCGAGCGGCTCGACGGTCGCATCGGTCTTCACCAGGATGCCGCGATCGGCGCCCATGGCGAGCCCGGTGCGGATCGTCTCCTGGGCCTGCTGCGGCCCGATCGAGACCACGACGATCTCCTCGGCGACGCCCTTTTCCTTGAGGCGAATGGCCTCCTCGACGGCAATTTCGTCGAAGGGGTTCATCGACATCTTCACATTGGCAAGCTCCACGCCCGATCCGTCAGGCTTGACGCGGATCTTGACGTTGTAATCGACGACCCGTTTGACAGGTACGAGGATCTTCATCGGTTTCCATCCCTTCGACTGTTGGCGGTTCCCGTGACGGATACCCGGCATCGCGTCGGTCATCGCGACGGAGGTGCCCCGCTGGCGCAGATCCGGATGATGCTGTCCGTTCTCCGCCGGAAACCGCTGGCTTCGAGCGCGCGCGGACCGTAGCGAGGCGCATCAATGCTTGTCAACGCGACAACGGATCGGGCCCAATGCCGATTCGCATCAGGCATTTCGGCACCGCAACACGCGCGCCGCAGCATCGGCCCGTGCCATGCTCCCCCCGATATCATTCAACGATATCATTCAACGATATCATTCAACGATTCTTGCCCGGCACCCACAGCACGTCACCCGCGCCACCATTATTGACATAGCGCGACGCAACGAAGAGGAAATCCGAGAGCCGGTTGAGATACTGGATCGACGCATCCGAGACGGTCTCGTCCTGGCGATGGGCGAGTTCGACGACGCAGCGCTCGGCGCGGCGGCAGACGGTACGCGCGAGATGCAGGGCGGCAGCGGCGGGAGCCCCGCCGGGAAGCACGAAGGAGCGCAGCGGCTGCAGTGAGCCGTTGAGCGTATCGATCTCCTTTTCCAGGCGCTCGACCTGCGCCGGTACGATCCGCAGCGGTTCGTATTCGAGCTTTTCGCCGGTCTCCGGCGTGGCGAGATCGGCGCCGAGATCGAACAGGTCGTTCTGGATGCGGCCGAGCATCGCATCGACATCAGTGTCGCTCTCACCGGTATGCAGGCGCGCCATGCCGATACAGGCATTGGTTTCGTCCACCGTGCCATAGGCCTCGACCCGCAGATCGTATTTCGGGCGCCGTGACCCCGTGGCCAGCGCGGTATCTCCGCCATCTCCGGTGCGGGTATAGATCTTGTTGAGAACGACCACGTCCGTCTCCCTGTCTGCATGCGCGTTTGCGTTACGGGGCAGTTAGGCAGACTGCGCGATCAAGGCAAGGTGTGCAAGGTCGGGCCGGGCAGGATCAAGCGGTAAAGGCACATCGCTCTCCACCGGGGCAAACGGAGTGCCGGCGCGGCCCTCATGACGAGACGCGCGGCGGAGCGGGCTGCTCCGCGTCAGAAGCTGTAGCCGAAACGCGCGCCGATATTGGTCAGGCCGCGATTCTGCGAGCAGAGCCCGGCATTGCCGTAATGCTCCACCGTGGCCATGAAGGAGAGCCGCTCGCTGAAGCGATAGCCGAGCGAGGCGCTTTCGCGAAACAGCGGGGCGCAACCCAGAGCGGCCTGGTTGTCACGCAGGACGCCGCCGCGATGACCGTCATGCAGGGCGCCGCCGAAGCTCGCCTCGACGAAGACGCGCGGCGACAGATCGATGTTCCAGCTCAACCCGGCAAAGACGAAACTGGTGCGTGAACCCAGATTGAACGATGCGCCGATATGTGGCTGCGGCGTGAAATAGCGCATCAGCGGATCGCTCGGTCGGACGGGGCGGGCGAACAGCACCTCGCCATGCAATGCGCCGGTCTGGGCCTCGGGGCTCCACGGATCCTGCGCGAGCAGCCCGAGCCGGGTTTCGGAGATGAAGGAGGTGCGCAGCGCGACAGGCTTCTCGGGCGCTTTCGCCATGCTCGCGGGCATAGCGCCCGCGTGTCGGGAAACCGGATCGGCGCGGTGCTCAGCCGCCATGGCGGGCAGGCCCGCTGCGCTTGCGACGTGAACGGCGATGGTGGTCGCGGCCACCAGCAAAGGGAAGCGCGAGCTGGAGTCATTGCTGATCCCGCGATGCGTGGCAATGCCGCCCGGGCTGAATCCGCGCCCGATCATTCTGCCGGTGTCGTCGGAATCCATTCCGGTCAGCATATGTGCTGGCACTCCCTCACGCTGCGCAAGACTTCAAGCGATCATGCCGAAAATCTTGCGCGCTGGTTACGCATAACCGCCTCAATTGAGGCAAAAACAGGGCAATGGCTAGCATGTCCCCTCCTTGCGGGCAATCAAAAGAAGCCATCAAGGATGTGAATCATCTTTGAATTGTGGCATGCGAAACCGCCCGCATGCTCTGGCCATGCCCGCACCCGCTGCGGCATTGGCAGCCGGGCGGACGGCTTGCATCATGACGCCACGTTGTCCCGGCGCCCCCCCCGAGGCGCGCCGATCATCAAGGAAGCCGCCCATGAGCCGGAATGCCCCGTCAGCCAACCCTTTACCGGTCGATCCCGACCTTCAGGAGAAGATCGCGCGCGCCGTCGCCGACGGATTCGCCGAGCAGGTCGCCTTCACCCGGGAACTCGTGCGCAAGCCGTCTCTGCGCGGCGAGGAGCACACGGCGCAGGATCTGATGTTTCGCGCAATGCGTGAGCGCGGGCTCGTCATGGACCGTTTCCACATGGACCACGAGGCCATTGCCGCCCATCCCGGCGGCTCGGCCATCGCGCCGGAGCATTCGGACGCGCCCATCGTGGTGGGCACGCACCACCCGCGCGACGAGCGGGGGCACTCGCTGATCCTGCAGGGCCATGTCGATGTGGTGCCGCCGGGTCCTGCCGACATGTGGGCATCGTCGCCATTTGATCCTCAGATCCGCGATGGCTGGATGTACGGACGCGGCGCCGCCGACATGAAGGCGGGCGTCGCGGCCAATCTGTTCTGCCTCGATGCCCTGCGCCGGATCGGCATGCAGCCCGCCGCGACTTTGCATGTCGAATCGGTAGTCGAGGAAGAATCGACCGGAAACGGCGCGCTGATGACGCATCTGCGCGGCTATCGCGCCGATGCGGCCCTGATCCCCGAGCCCGAAGACGAGATGCTCGTGCGCGCCAATGTCGGCGTCGTCTGGTTCACCGTGGAAGTGCGTGGCGTGGCCGTACATGTGCGCGAGATGGGAGCGGGCGCCAATGCCATTGACGCCGCCTATCGCGTGATCGGGGCCCTGCGCGGGCTGGAACAGGACTGGAACGCGCAGAAGGCCGATCACCCGCATCTGTGCGATGAGGCCCATCCGATCAATTTCAACATCGGCAAGATCGAGGGCGGCGACTGGGCCTCCTCGGTCCCCTCCTGGTGCCGCGTCCACGGGCGGATCTCGCTCTATCCGGGCATGGACAAGCACATGGCGATGCGCGCCATCGAGGAATGCGTTCTCAAATACTCGCGTGAAGACGCCTTTCTCGCCAACAACCCGCCGCGCGTCGTCTTCAACGGTTTCACAGCGCAGGGTTTCGTGCTGGAAGAAGGCTCGGCGGCGGAGGCGGTGCTGGGGCAGGCGCATCGGGGCGCGACCGGCAAGGCGCTGCAGAGTTTCGTTACTCTCGGCTACCTCGATGCGCGGGTGCATGCGCTTTATGACGCGATTCCCGCGCTCTGCTACGGCCCGATCGGTCGCAACATCCACGGCGTCGACGAATGTGTCGACCTCGCCTCGGTGCAACGCATCACCACCGCGATGGCCCTGTTCGTGGCGCAATGGTGCGGCCTGGAGCGCGCCTGAGCGGCGGGCCTAACGCGCCTGGGCGGCGGGCTCAACGCGCCTGGGCGGCGGGCTCAACGCGCCTGGGCGGCGGGCCTGCCTCGGCCCGCCACCGCACTCCTTGACTTGTGGTCGCACCCGGATAGCATTGATTGCGTGCGCAACCAATAACAGCCCGGGCCATGTCCCCGGGGAGGGAACGGCCACATTCAACCAGGGAGGGAAAATTCATGATCAGGAATCTGTTACTCGCCGCCGGACTCGCGGGCGGCGTCGCGCTGGGTGCGCTCGTCACCGCGGCACCGGCACAGGCGCAGGACGTCACCCTGCGCGTGCATCACTTCCTGCCGGCGCCGGCGCCGGTCCCGGCCAATTTCATCACGCCCTGGGCGGAGAAGGTCGAGGCGGAATCGGATGGGCGCATCGCGGTGGAAGTCTATCCCGCCATGCAGCTCGGCGGTGCGCCACCCAATCTGATCGACCAGGTCCGTGACGGGATCGTCGATGTGGTCTGGACGCTGCCCGGCTACACGCCCGGGCGGTTCCCGCGTGCGGAAATCTTCGACCTACCCTTCGTCGCCGCCGATGCCGAGACCACCTCGCGCG
Protein-coding regions in this window:
- a CDS encoding 3-hydroxybutyryl-CoA dehydrogenase, which translates into the protein MEIKTVGIIGAGQMGSGIAHVCALAGMNVMLNDLDEERISAGLATINGNMQRQVSKRIIEEGERQAGLERVKPAPSYEDLASCDLIIEAATENEEIKRRIFQSLCPALGPDTILASNTSSISITRLAAATDRPERFIGIHFMNPVPLMQLVELIRGIATEDPTFEAAKGFIARLGKTATVAEDFPAFIVNRILLPMINEAIYTLYEGVGSVESIDTAMRLGANHPMGPLQLADFIGLDTCLSVMQVLHDGLADTKYRPCPLLVKYVEAGWLGRKAKRGFYDYRGETPVPTR
- a CDS encoding electron transfer flavoprotein subunit alpha/FixB family protein — encoded protein: MAILLLAEHDNSALKDATHKSVTAATQIGGPVHILVAGAGCKAAAEEAAKIEGVEKVLVADAPAYEHSLAEPLAALITGLAEGYDVLMAPATTTGKNVMPRVAALLDVMQVSDISKVISADTFERPIYAGNAIQTVQSTDTKKVITVRTSSFQATGEGGSATVEDATPSDDPGLSQFKSQEIAQSDRPELASAKIIISGGRSLASAENFEKYIEPIADKLGAAMGASRAAVDAGFAPNDWQVGQTGKVVAPDLYIAVGISGAIQHLAGMKDSRVIVAINKDEEAPIFQVADYGLVGDLFQLLPELQDELGKAGR
- a CDS encoding electron transfer flavoprotein subunit beta/FixA family protein, giving the protein MKILVPVKRVVDYNVKIRVKPDGSGVELANVKMSMNPFDEIAVEEAIRLKEKGVAEEIVVVSIGPQQAQETIRTGLAMGADRGILVKTDATVEPLAVAKILKELIGREEPGLVIMGKQAIDDDSNQTGQMLAALLGWAQGTFASKIEIADGKVDVTREIDGGLQTVTLDMPAIITTDLRLNEPRYASLPNIMKAKKKPLDETAPEDLGVDVAQRLKVLSTAEPPKREAGVKVGSTAELVEKLKNEAGVI
- a CDS encoding cob(I)yrinic acid a,c-diamide adenosyltransferase, which gives rise to MVVLNKIYTRTGDGGDTALATGSRRPKYDLRVEAYGTVDETNACIGMARLHTGESDTDVDAMLGRIQNDLFDLGADLATPETGEKLEYEPLRIVPAQVERLEKEIDTLNGSLQPLRSFVLPGGAPAAAALHLARTVCRRAERCVVELAHRQDETVSDASIQYLNRLSDFLFVASRYVNNGGAGDVLWVPGKNR
- a CDS encoding acyloxyacyl hydrolase, whose amino-acid sequence is MLTGMDSDDTGRMIGRGFSPGGIATHRGISNDSSSRFPLLVAATTIAVHVASAAGLPAMAAEHRADPVSRHAGAMPASMAKAPEKPVALRTSFISETRLGLLAQDPWSPEAQTGALHGEVLFARPVRPSDPLMRYFTPQPHIGASFNLGSRTSFVFAGLSWNIDLSPRVFVEASFGGALHDGHRGGVLRDNQAALGCAPLFRESASLGYRFSERLSFMATVEHYGNAGLCSQNRGLTNIGARFGYSF
- a CDS encoding ArgE/DapE family deacylase, whose product is MSRNAPSANPLPVDPDLQEKIARAVADGFAEQVAFTRELVRKPSLRGEEHTAQDLMFRAMRERGLVMDRFHMDHEAIAAHPGGSAIAPEHSDAPIVVGTHHPRDERGHSLILQGHVDVVPPGPADMWASSPFDPQIRDGWMYGRGAADMKAGVAANLFCLDALRRIGMQPAATLHVESVVEEESTGNGALMTHLRGYRADAALIPEPEDEMLVRANVGVVWFTVEVRGVAVHVREMGAGANAIDAAYRVIGALRGLEQDWNAQKADHPHLCDEAHPINFNIGKIEGGDWASSVPSWCRVHGRISLYPGMDKHMAMRAIEECVLKYSREDAFLANNPPRVVFNGFTAQGFVLEEGSAAEAVLGQAHRGATGKALQSFVTLGYLDARVHALYDAIPALCYGPIGRNIHGVDECVDLASVQRITTAMALFVAQWCGLERA